Proteins encoded in a region of the Panicum hallii strain FIL2 chromosome 3, PHallii_v3.1, whole genome shotgun sequence genome:
- the LOC112886614 gene encoding B3 domain-containing protein Os12g0592300-like, whose product MQQEHGQASIVEKGCESCRKWQEHYYWEHMDVSTIRFFKLMTGDFAKGTSIPEKFTKNFKGQITGGFELKAPSGKTWHISVDKSGDELFLMSGWEDFVKAHELQENDLLLFTCCGNSSFQVQVFEASGCERVSSIFGNRIGPDMCKHVNNIAGQHGMHYSQNDSEDTTTPSQLVGSPHNASSSKKSSGKTKPSEPENPNTSNFIVNHSAIGDEDSDDECANSNCYYSMFANRLRDEEKEEIIGLASIRPNNPAFVTVLKKKHIQRNKNSLIIPCRFAADHLDKRSHDIILHRPNRKGKWLVSYYYSCYMRSFQNLAFFKFVRDNKLCEGDICVFELMKGKRRVTMAVHVIRKASDRFILVG is encoded by the exons ATGCAACAAGAACATGGCCAAGCTTCA ATTGTTGAGAAGGGGTGCGAGAGCTGCAGGAAGTGGCAAGAGCACTACTACTGGGAGCACATGGATGTGAGCACGATCCGCTTCTTCAAGCTCATGACGGGAGATTTTGCCAAGGGCACT AGCATACCAGAGAAGTTTACAAAGAATTTCAAGGGGCAGATCACTGGAGGGTTTGAGCTGAAAGCGCCCAGTGGCAAAACATGGCACATCAGTGTAGATAAGAGTGGAGATGAACTGTTCCTCATGTCAGGATGGGAGGATTTTGTTAAGGCTCATGAACTGCAGGAGAATGATCTCCTTCTCTTCACATGCTGTGGTAACTCTTCCTTTCAGGTCCAAGTCTTCGAAGCAAGTGGCTGTGAGAGAGTGTCTTCTATTTTTGGCAACCGAATTGGTCCTGATATGTGCAAACATGTCAATAATATCGCGGGTCAACATGGTATGCATTACTCTCAGAATGATTCTGAGGACACTACTACACCGTCACAGCTGGTTGGATCCCCTCACAATGCCTCTTCTTCGAAGAAATCAAGTGGGAAGACTAAACCAA GTGAGCCTGAAAATCCAAACACAAGCAACTTTATTGTCAATCATTCTGCAATCGGTGATGAGGATAGTGATGACGAATGTGCCAACTCTAACTGCTACTACTCGATGTTTGCCAACCGACTAAGAGATGAGGAAAAGGAGGAGATAATAGGTTTGGCTTCCATCCGACCAAACAATCCTGCTTTTGTGACAGTTCTGAAGAAAAAGCACATTCAGCGCAACAAGAACTCTCTG ATCATCCCCTGTAGATTTGCTGCTGATCATCTCGATAAAAGATCACATGATATCATACTTCATAGGCCAAACAGGAAAGGTAAGTGGCTCGTAAGCTACTACTACTCGTGCTACATGCGATCCTTCCAAAACTTGGCGTTTTTCAAGTTTGTGCGCGACAACAAGCTCTGCGAGGGTGACATCTGCGTCTTCGAGCTGATGAAAGGCAAAAGGAGGGTGACAATGGCCGTCCATGTCATCAGAAAGGCCAGTGACCGGTTTATTCTGGTGGGATAA
- the LOC112886610 gene encoding B3 domain-containing protein Os12g0592300-like, with protein MSKMIHQWCESCRKWQEHCYLKHMGASKVRFFKLMTGDFAQSISIPRKFVSNLNGQITKGLNLKAPSGETWLIEVAKNADELLFMSGWDNFAKANELQENDLLIFTRSGKYSFDVQIFDASGCEKVPCFFTSKKGPCMHKHLDGIVDQHAEHCILSDSDDLRMPLRLIGSPHKASTSKKMSGKTKPRKEPESPSSGSYHIKPEPISNEEQSGDRLFDSNYYYSRSASNLTGDERDQIFGLASIQPGNPAFVAVLHKTHIGHKNNLLTIHHGFAADHLEGRSHDILLLRPKRKDKWYVRYYHASHTRGFNCRRWVKFIRDNRLRKDHICIFELMKGARMTTMVVHVLRKVDGRLVLVA; from the exons ATGAGCAAG ATGATTcaccagtggtgtgagagctgCAGGAAGTGGCAAGAGCACTGCTACCTGAAACACATGGGCGCAAGCAAGGTCCGTTTCTTCAAGCTCATGACCGGGGATTTTGCACAGAGCATT AGCATACCAAGGAAGTTTGTGAGTAATCTAAATGGGCAGATCACCAAAGGGTTAAACCTGAAAGCACCCAGCGGCGAAACATGGCTCATCGAGGTTGCCAAGAATGCTGATGAGCTGTTGTTCATGTCGGGATGGGATAATTTTGCCAAAGCAAATGAGCTGCAAGAGAATGACCTCCTCATCTTCACACGCAGTGGCAAATACTCCTTTGATGTCCAGATCTTCGACGCCAGTGGCTGCGAGAAAGTGCCTTGTTTCTTCACCAGTAAAAAGGGTCCTTGTATGCACAAGCACTTGGATGGCATAGTGGATCAGCACGCTGAGCACTGCATTTTAAGTGATTCAGATGATTTAAGAATGCCGTTGCGCCTCATTGGATCCCCACACAAGGCATCTACTTCAAAGAAGATGAGTGGCAAGACTAAACCAA ggaaagAGCCTGAATCTCCAAGCAGTGGCAGCTACCATATCAAGCCAGAGCCCATCAGCAATGAAGAGCAGAGCGGCGACAGGCTTTTCGATTCCAACTACTATTATTCAAGGTCTGCCAGCAACCTAACTGGTGATGAACGGGATCAGATATTTGGTTTGGCGTCGATTCAACCAGGCAATCCAGCATTTGTGGCTGTCCTGCACAAGACCCATATTGGGCACAAGAACAACTTGCTG ACCATCCACCATGGATTTGCTGCAGATCACCTTGAGGGAAGATCCCATGACATCCTGCTCCTCAGACCAAAGAGGAAAGACAAGTGGTATGTCAGGTACTACCATGCGAGCCACACCAGAGGCTTCAACTGCCGTCGCTGGGTCAAGTTCATCCGCGACAACAGACTGCGCAAGGATCACATCTGCATCTTTGAGCTGATGAAAGGCGCGAGGATGACAACAATGGTTGTCCATGTCCTCAGGAAGGTTGATGGAAGGCTTGTCCTGGTGGCCTAA
- the LOC112886615 gene encoding uncharacterized protein LOC112886615 isoform X3 yields the protein MAWRGHATRTVLAAVRRPAAAPAAARLRAPLPFAAPRRRVPSAFTTSSAPLPSARPLASLMGSPVTVAAVMARLTAHPGASARACCELSQGT from the exons ATGGCGTGGCGCGGCCACGCCACACGGACCGTCCtcgccgccgtgcgccgcccggccgccgcgccaGCGGCCGCCCGCCTACGCGCCCCGCTCCCGTTCgcggccccgcgccgccgcgtcccGTCCGCCTTcaccacctcctccgccccgctCCCATCCGCGCG GCCTCTGGCGTCGTTGATGGGGTCCCCGGTGACGGTGGCGGCGGTGATGGCGCGCCTCACGGCGCACCCGGGGGCCAGCGCGCGGGCGTGCTGCGAGCTCTCACAGG GTACTTGA
- the LOC112886615 gene encoding uncharacterized protein LOC112886615 isoform X2 produces MAWRGHATRTVLAAVRRPAAAPAAARLRAPLPFAAPRRRVPSAFTTSSAPLPSARPLASLMGSPVTVAAVMARLTAHPGASARACCELSQGTGKDG; encoded by the exons ATGGCGTGGCGCGGCCACGCCACACGGACCGTCCtcgccgccgtgcgccgcccggccgccgcgccaGCGGCCGCCCGCCTACGCGCCCCGCTCCCGTTCgcggccccgcgccgccgcgtcccGTCCGCCTTcaccacctcctccgccccgctCCCATCCGCGCG GCCTCTGGCGTCGTTGATGGGGTCCCCGGTGACGGTGGCGGCGGTGATGGCGCGCCTCACGGCGCACCCGGGGGCCAGCGCGCGGGCGTGCTGCGAGCTCTCACAGG GAACTGGAAAGGATGGGTGA
- the LOC112886615 gene encoding uncharacterized protein LOC112886615 isoform X1, producing MAWRGHATRTVLAAVRRPAAAPAAARLRAPLPFAAPRRRVPSAFTTSSAPLPSARPLASLMGSPVTVAAVMARLTAHPGASARACCELSQGSGKDG from the exons ATGGCGTGGCGCGGCCACGCCACACGGACCGTCCtcgccgccgtgcgccgcccggccgccgcgccaGCGGCCGCCCGCCTACGCGCCCCGCTCCCGTTCgcggccccgcgccgccgcgtcccGTCCGCCTTcaccacctcctccgccccgctCCCATCCGCGCG GCCTCTGGCGTCGTTGATGGGGTCCCCGGTGACGGTGGCGGCGGTGATGGCGCGCCTCACGGCGCACCCGGGGGCCAGCGCGCGGGCGTGCTGCGAGCTCTCACAGG GGAGTGGGAAAGATGGTTGA